The Bacteroidales bacterium genome segment TTTATCAGAGGAGCATTGAAAGAAACGTACAAAAAAGGAACCGTAAAAATTGATAACAGAACTTTTAAAATTGATAAAGTATTAACACATAAATATCTCGGAATACCGATTTTTGTTGCGATGATGTGGTTGATGTTTCAAGCAACATTTACTTTTGGGGCATATCCCATGGCTTGGATTGAAGAAGGTGTTTCCCTGTTGGCAAGAACAATACAAAGTTTTATGCCGGAAGGAATGCTGAAAGATCTTATTATTGACGGAATAATTGGTGGTGTAGGTGGTGTAATAGTTTTTTTACCGAATATATTGATTTTATTTTTTATAATTTCATTAATGGAAGATACCGGTTATATGTCGAGAGCTGCTTTCATTACCGATAAAATAATGCATAAAATTGGTTTGCACGGTAAGTCGTTTATTCCGTTGATAATGGGTTTCGGGTGTAATGTTCCGGCAATAATGGCAACCAGAACTTTGGAAAACAAAAATGACAGATTGTTAACAATGTTGATAAATCCGTTTATGTCGTGTAGTGCACGCTTACCTATATATTTAGTGATCATAGGTGCAGTTTTCCCTGAAAATGCAGGTACAGTTTTGTTTTTGATTTATGCATCCGGAATACTGATATCAATTATTGTGGCAAAAATATTTAAAAAGATATTTTTTAAATCAAAAGATGCACCGTTTGTTATGGAACTTCCGCCATACAGAAAACCAATATTGAGAATTTCCGTAAAACATATGTGGCACAAAGGTTCTCAATATCTGAAAAAAATGGGAGGCATAATACTTATTGCTTCTGTTTTAATATGGGCTTTGGGATATTTTCCGTTAAATAATGAAATTACGGAAACTATTGATGAAAAGATTGAAAAACTTAATGAAAAGTATATTTCTGATATTGAAAATCAAGCTTTTAAGCAGGAATTAGAGCAACTTAATAAAGAGAGAAAAACTGCTTTACAAGAAAATTCATATATCGGTAAAATAGGTCATTTTATTGAACCGGTTATTCGACCTTTGGGTTTTGATTGGAAAATAGGAGTAAGTATTGTTACCGGTGTTGCCGCAAAAGAAATTGTTGTGAGTACAATGGGAGTTCTGTACGGAGCAGAATTTGATGAGGAGGGAGCTTCTGATGCTTTAAAAAAAGCCATTAATGAGGAAGTTTATCCTACAGGAAATCATAAAGGAGAAAAAATTTTCACACCTTTAGTTTCAATTTCTTTTTTAATTTTTGTTTTGACATATTTCCCTTGTATTGCTGTTATTGCTGCGGTTAGAAAAGAATCGGGCAGTTGGAAATGGGCATTATTTATGGTTGTTTATACAACAGGTTTAGCTTGGGTTCTTTCGTTTGCAATATATCAAATAGGAAATCTTTTTATTTAAGCATTCATTCATTTACGCATTAACAAAGAAATGGTTCAAGAAATAATAACATACATCATTATAACTTTTGCAGGAAGCTGTACGATTTACAGTTTTATTAGATTTATATTGCCGAATAAAAATAAGAAGAATCAGATTTGCTCAGGGAATTGCGGTAATTGTTCCGTGAAAAATAAAATATCTCCACAAGCCCTAAATTAGCCGCTGATAATTTTCACATTTGAAATAATTTAACTCATTCTAATTTTTTTTCTTAACTTTGAAAGCACTCTGAAAAGTCATCCGATGAATGATTTTGCAAAATGCCGATATTCATTTAGTCTGCTAATTACAAATTCATCGGATGACTAAATCATCACTTTTCAATTTTTCGGAGTGAACTCAACTTTATATAATTCAATTTTATATATTAAGACTATTTTATGAAGTATCTCAAATTTATTACACTTGTTCATATTTTATTCATCTTTTCATTCTTTCATTTAACAGCACAAGAATCTGAAATTGACAGTTTGATTCAGCTTGTTAAAAATGCAGGTGAAGATACCATTGCAGTTGATGCGTTTATCGAAATGGGACAGAAAATACCGGATGATCCCAATAAACAATTCTTGTATTTGGATCAAGCATTGAAGTTATCTTTAAAACTTGATTACAAAATTGGCGTTGGAAGATCATATTCAGCATTGGGACTATATTATACAACGCAAAGTGATTTTGAGCAAGCAATTAAATATTTGGATTTGGCTTCGGACATTTTTAAAGAACTTGAGAGAAAAGATATGGAGGTTGCAACCCTTGGAAATATGGGAAATGTTCATTGCTATCTCGGAGATTTTGAAAAAGGCTTGGAATGTTTTTTAAATGCTTTGGATGTAATGTATGAAATAGGTGATCAAAGTTGGATAGCTACTGCAAAAAATAATATAGGAAGTATATATACATTATTGGAAGAAGACAGTATTGCATTGGAATATTATTATGATGCTTTATCAATATATAAAGAGGTTGGAGATGAGAACGGTATGTCGCTGACATTAGGAAATTTGGGGAATGTGTATAAAGGACAAAAAAAATATGAATTAGCCATAGATTATTATTTGCAAGCTGTTGCTTTAGATGAAAAGACAGGAAATACTCAACAGACAGGAAGAAATTTTACCAATCTGGCAACAGCATACGGTAACATACAAGATAACGAAAATGCAATAAAATATTTTGAAGAAGCAGTTTCGGTTTTTGAAAACACAGGAAATAAAAACGGCTTATCCATTACATATTTAACACTTTCAAATTATTACAGAGATATTAATGATTTTAAAACAGCAAAAAAATATTTAAAACTTAGCTGTGAAATCTCAAAAGAGATAGGTGCCAAACTTACTCTTATGAATGTTTATAAAGAAATGTCCTATCATGACTCTATTGACGGTAATTTCTATGCAGCTTTAGATAATTATATGAAGTATTCTGACATAAAAGATACTATTTTTAAAGCTGAAAAATCAGACCAAATCGTAGAAATGCAAACAAAGTTTGATACAGAACAAAAAGAAAAAGAGAACGAACTTTTAAAAGAAAAAAATGCCCGAAATGAATTAATAAATCAAAAGAAAAATATATTAATTATTGCTGTAATCGGTGTTTTAATTTTAATGTTTATAATAGGAATAATCGTCATAAGAATAAGTCGTTTGCGAAAAAGAACTAATAAAGAGTTAGAGGAAAAGAATTTTGAGATAAATCAGCAAAAAGAAGAGATTGTTACACAAAATGAGATATTACATCATCAAAATATCAAAATTGAAAAAAGCCATAAAAAAATTACTGACAGTATAAATTATGCAAGCAGGATTCAGGAAGCAATGTTACCTGCAAAGGTTGTAATTGATCAATTTCTGCCTGATAATTTTATTTTTTTCAAACCAAGAGATGTTGTAAGCGGTGATTTTTATTGGATTAAAGAAGTTAAAAGATATTTGGTTATTGTAGTGGCTGATTGTACCGGTCACGGAGTTCCGGGAGCATTAGTCAGCATGCTTGGTATGTCATTATTAAATGATATTGTAAATAACGAAAATATTACAAAAGCAAATCAAGTTTTGGAAGAATTACGTTCAGGAATAAAAAAATCATTTAAACAAACCGGTACTTTTGATGAACAGAAAGACGGAATGGACTTGGCTTTGTGTGCAATAAATTTAGAAACCGAACTTATGCAATATTCCGGAGCAAATATTCCTTTGTATCATTTCAGAAATAATGAATTAAAAATTTATAAACCGGTTTCAAATCCGATTGGGATAAGCCATAAAGAAATTCCTTTTGAAAACCATGAAATCCAATTACAAAATGATGATTTGTTTTATATGTTTTCTGACGGAATAATAGATCAATTCCATCATCAATCTAATGAAAAATTTAAATCTTCAGGATTGAAAAAATTATTAGAAAAAGTTCGCATGAAACCTATGAGTGAACAATATGCTGCAATAGATCAGGTATATAATGAATGGACGGGTGATGTCAGTAACCAAACAGATGATATTATTTTGATGGGATTTAAGGTGTAAGCCTATTTTATTATAAATTTTCAATTTATACTTTGCCTTTATATTAATTTCGTGTGAGCATTTTTATATATTTGTAAAAAAAAGAATATGAAAAATTTAGTTTATTTTGTAGTATTGGTTTTATTATTTAGTTGTGGTAATTCAGAAAACGATAATAACAACCAAGTTGAAGTTACTGAAGAGGAAAGTAATATTGTTGAAAATTCTACTTCATTAAGTACTGAACAATTGATTATCGGAGACTGGATATGTACAATTCTTCAGGGTGGGGAATATATTTTTGATGATTTGCATACCTTTAATGCTGACGGAAGTTTTTTGTTTCAAGATGCAACTTATAAAGTTGAAGGTACTTGGGAATTAAGGGACAAAAATCTTGTTATTATCATAAATGATAAAGAAGAAATTTGGGG includes the following:
- the feoB gene encoding ferrous iron transport protein B, with protein sequence MNLSELKDNDKAVIVKIRGRGAFRKRITEMGFIKGQTVKVIKNAPLKDPIEYNLMEYHVSLRRSEAELVEVVNEDEAKADFSGPFKGTIGNNILKRSAKEKSKVINIALVGNPNCGKTTLFNKATGATEHVGNYGGVTVDAKKSTKKHKSYTFNVTDLPGTYSITAYTPEELYVRKHIFDEVPDIVVNVVDASNLERNLYLTMRLIDMDIKLVIALNMYDELQKREDLLDYHSLAKMIGVPIVPTVASSGKGINNLFDKLIDVYEDKDPIVRHIHINYGKPFEKAVKEIQDRIYTGENVALTGRVAPRFLALNLLEKDTRTQDLMKSVLNGDEVFEISEKYINKIELHLKEDTETLITDARYGFIRGALKETYKKGTVKIDNRTFKIDKVLTHKYLGIPIFVAMMWLMFQATFTFGAYPMAWIEEGVSLLARTIQSFMPEGMLKDLIIDGIIGGVGGVIVFLPNILILFFIISLMEDTGYMSRAAFITDKIMHKIGLHGKSFIPLIMGFGCNVPAIMATRTLENKNDRLLTMLINPFMSCSARLPIYLVIIGAVFPENAGTVLFLIYASGILISIIVAKIFKKIFFKSKDAPFVMELPPYRKPILRISVKHMWHKGSQYLKKMGGIILIASVLIWALGYFPLNNEITETIDEKIEKLNEKYISDIENQAFKQELEQLNKERKTALQENSYIGKIGHFIEPVIRPLGFDWKIGVSIVTGVAAKEIVVSTMGVLYGAEFDEEGASDALKKAINEEVYPTGNHKGEKIFTPLVSISFLIFVLTYFPCIAVIAAVRKESGSWKWALFMVVYTTGLAWVLSFAIYQIGNLFI
- a CDS encoding tetratricopeptide repeat protein, with the protein product MKYLKFITLVHILFIFSFFHLTAQESEIDSLIQLVKNAGEDTIAVDAFIEMGQKIPDDPNKQFLYLDQALKLSLKLDYKIGVGRSYSALGLYYTTQSDFEQAIKYLDLASDIFKELERKDMEVATLGNMGNVHCYLGDFEKGLECFLNALDVMYEIGDQSWIATAKNNIGSIYTLLEEDSIALEYYYDALSIYKEVGDENGMSLTLGNLGNVYKGQKKYELAIDYYLQAVALDEKTGNTQQTGRNFTNLATAYGNIQDNENAIKYFEEAVSVFENTGNKNGLSITYLTLSNYYRDINDFKTAKKYLKLSCEISKEIGAKLTLMNVYKEMSYHDSIDGNFYAALDNYMKYSDIKDTIFKAEKSDQIVEMQTKFDTEQKEKENELLKEKNARNELINQKKNILIIAVIGVLILMFIIGIIVIRISRLRKRTNKELEEKNFEINQQKEEIVTQNEILHHQNIKIEKSHKKITDSINYASRIQEAMLPAKVVIDQFLPDNFIFFKPRDVVSGDFYWIKEVKRYLVIVVADCTGHGVPGALVSMLGMSLLNDIVNNENITKANQVLEELRSGIKKSFKQTGTFDEQKDGMDLALCAINLETELMQYSGANIPLYHFRNNELKIYKPVSNPIGISHKEIPFENHEIQLQNDDLFYMFSDGIIDQFHHQSNEKFKSSGLKKLLEKVRMKPMSEQYAAIDQVYNEWTGDVSNQTDDIILMGFKV